A region from the Methylovorus glucosotrophus genome encodes:
- a CDS encoding CinA family protein: protein MDKTELLELTRSLGNTLQQQGLLLSLAESCTGGMAASLITEIPGSSTWFESAHITYSNAAKISMLGVNPATLETYGAVSEQTAIEMAHGALHRGRAHIAAAITGIAGPGGGTQAKPVGMVCFAWATPGNIVSTTRHFSGNRQQIRAQAVQAVFEGLLQLLKQPMQA, encoded by the coding sequence ATGGATAAAACTGAATTACTGGAGCTGACACGCAGCCTGGGCAACACCCTGCAGCAACAAGGCTTGCTGCTGTCGCTGGCGGAGTCCTGTACAGGCGGCATGGCCGCCAGTCTGATTACCGAAATCCCAGGCAGCTCAACCTGGTTTGAGAGCGCGCATATCACTTACAGCAACGCGGCAAAAATCAGCATGCTGGGGGTTAATCCGGCGACTCTGGAAACTTATGGCGCAGTAAGCGAACAGACGGCAATTGAAATGGCCCACGGGGCGTTACATCGTGGGCGCGCCCACATAGCAGCGGCGATTACCGGCATTGCCGGTCCGGGCGGCGGCACGCAGGCCAAGCCGGTGGGCATGGTGTGCTTTGCCTGGGCCACACCGGGTAATATTGTCAGCACTACCCGTCATTTCAGTGGCAATCGCCAGCAAATCCGGGCACAAGCCGTGCAAGCTGTTTTCGAAGGTCTGCTACAGCTGCTCAAGCAACCCATGCAAGCTTAA